One window of the Bubalus bubalis isolate 160015118507 breed Murrah chromosome 8, NDDB_SH_1, whole genome shotgun sequence genome contains the following:
- the LOC123334839 gene encoding prolactin-inducible protein homolog isoform X1, which translates to MHSLQLLFKTSAAALLLGVCLTLQTGTAQGQIQNVISANLTTSQIDNSTGYVITLEVSNLISQCIVVKTTLEVSDMVFFLYGNFHFTSCLCGVSTRRFFWEIDAPENGIITGTAQVVSEENICPPGVTISTPVYEIVITRDVIITL; encoded by the exons ATGCATTCTCTTCAGCTTCTCTTCAAGACCAGTGCTGCTGCCCTGCTCCTGGGTGTCTGCCTGACACTGCAGACTGGCACAGCTCAAGGACAAAT ACAGAATGTAATTTCAGCGAATCTGACAACTTCTCAAATTGACAACTCAACAGGCTATGTGATAACACTTGAAGTTTCAAATCTCATATCTCAATGCATAGTG gTTAAAACCACATTGGAGGTCTCTGACATGGTCTTTTTTCTTTATggtaattttcattttactaGCTGTCTGTGTGGCGTTAGTACAAGAAGATTCTTCTGGGAGATAGACGCACCTG AAAATGGAATCATAACAGGGACAGCTCAAGTTGTGTCAGAGGAGAATATATGCCCTCCTGGTGTGACTATCTCCACCCCTGTTTATGAAATTGTTATCACACGTGATGTCATTATAACACTCTGA